From a single Micromonospora sp. WMMD1102 genomic region:
- a CDS encoding helix-turn-helix transcriptional regulator, whose product MRTGPELRQARRAADLTLAEVARLGGLSASHLSRIEAGERPVTPATVDLYQRAVRRTLGAASWPTVDDVRRKDFFALAGATVAGVVAGTSSVDDLDGCAQWIAWEIWLGDGHELHQSLIPAALRPGTAQLVQRRQLVRTPAGAVRFAHPGLLDFHLACRVFGDIAAGASGRLETTQTSHAIDLVIREFVQQDAVSKVTLSRWMRSGATDVLRVNAAGILAKVEAPETADRVIAALRADEAMRTLYLTAVASRVLGLSWTLATQFGRGSTLAAPDALPKLAEELRNPRDAAARWCSAVLLHRAGASGHEPVRAAVADALRAESASENLRTMAALLAGADPITTTAERPR is encoded by the coding sequence GGATCGAGGCAGGCGAACGTCCGGTTACGCCGGCCACCGTCGACCTCTATCAGCGAGCGGTCCGGCGAACGCTCGGCGCGGCGTCGTGGCCTACCGTTGACGATGTGAGACGGAAAGATTTCTTCGCGCTGGCAGGCGCTACCGTCGCCGGCGTCGTGGCTGGCACCTCATCTGTGGACGACCTGGACGGATGCGCTCAGTGGATCGCGTGGGAGATCTGGCTCGGAGACGGGCACGAGCTGCACCAGAGCCTGATACCAGCGGCCCTGCGGCCCGGTACGGCCCAGCTCGTCCAGCGGCGCCAACTCGTCCGCACCCCGGCCGGCGCCGTCCGCTTCGCTCACCCGGGCCTACTCGACTTCCATCTGGCCTGCCGGGTGTTCGGCGATATCGCGGCCGGTGCGAGCGGTCGGCTTGAGACCACCCAGACCAGCCACGCGATCGACCTGGTGATCCGCGAGTTCGTTCAGCAGGATGCTGTAAGCAAAGTAACCCTCAGTCGATGGATGAGAAGTGGCGCGACGGATGTGCTGCGGGTGAACGCGGCGGGCATCCTGGCGAAGGTCGAGGCACCCGAGACAGCCGACCGGGTGATCGCAGCACTTCGCGCCGACGAGGCGATGCGGACCCTGTACCTCACCGCGGTCGCGAGCCGAGTCCTCGGCCTGTCGTGGACACTTGCTACACAGTTCGGCCGAGGCTCGACCCTAGCCGCGCCGGACGCACTGCCGAAGCTCGCCGAAGAGCTGCGCAACCCCCGTGACGCGGCGGCTCGGTGGTGTAGCGCGGTCCTCCTACACCGAGCCGGCGCCTCCGGGCACGAGCCGGTAAGGGCGGCTGTCGCCGATGCCCTGCGCGCCGAGAGCGCATCCGAGAACCTACGCACCATGGCCGCACTCCTGGCCGGCGCTGATCCGATCACAACGACAGCAGAGAGGCCCCGATGA
- a CDS encoding DUF296 domain-containing protein: MILVSVHPGQEVMATLTAELESRGVVNGAIVSLIGAVEGCAISTMAADDYSKDIVTEYGEPMELTGTGEVQDGAVHVHVVLGRQGDEAKAGHLHWGRVQHFFVNAYVMPL, encoded by the coding sequence ATGATCCTCGTTTCCGTCCATCCTGGACAGGAAGTCATGGCAACGCTGACGGCCGAGCTTGAGTCACGTGGCGTGGTGAACGGCGCGATCGTGTCGCTGATCGGCGCCGTCGAGGGCTGCGCGATCTCGACGATGGCCGCCGACGACTACTCGAAGGACATCGTCACGGAGTACGGCGAGCCGATGGAGCTGACCGGAACCGGCGAGGTGCAGGACGGCGCGGTGCACGTCCACGTCGTACTCGGTCGCCAGGGCGACGAAGCGAAGGCCGGACACCTGCACTGGGGCAGGGTTCAGCACTTCTTCGTCAACGCCTATGTCATGCCACTCTGA
- a CDS encoding transcriptional regulator has protein sequence MTGAPDPVATHPVLGLDDVVHQRVRLGILTIAHEARRVEFGYLRNQLDLTAGNLSKHLSVLEEGGLIEVEKGYEGRRGRTWITLTPTGTTALADEIRRLKLLIARVESTIASEDR, from the coding sequence GTGACCGGCGCTCCCGACCCGGTTGCCACCCATCCGGTCCTCGGGCTGGACGACGTGGTGCACCAGCGGGTCCGGCTCGGCATCCTGACCATCGCGCACGAAGCGCGCCGGGTCGAGTTCGGCTACCTGCGCAACCAGTTGGACCTGACCGCCGGGAACCTCTCCAAACACCTCAGCGTGTTGGAAGAGGGTGGCCTGATCGAGGTGGAGAAGGGTTACGAGGGCCGGCGCGGCCGGACCTGGATCACCCTCACCCCCACCGGCACCACCGCGCTGGCCGACGAGATCCGGCGACTGAAGCTGCTCATCGCGCGGGTCGAATCCACGATCGCCTCGGAGGACCGATGA